One stretch of Brettanomyces nanus chromosome 4, complete sequence DNA includes these proteins:
- the TUB2 gene encoding beta-tubulin produces the protein MREIIHLSTGQCGNQIGAAFWETICGEHGLDAQGNYHGSSELQKARLNVYFNEASSGKYVPRAVLVDLEPGTIDAVKSSEYGNLFRPDNMIYGQSSAGNVWAKGHYTEGAELVDSVMDVVRREAEGCDSLQGFQISHSLGGGTGSGMGTLLISKIREEFPDRMMATFSVLPSPKVSDTVVEPYNATLSIHQLVENSDETFCIDNEALYDICVNTLKLQQPSYNDLNHLVSAVMSGVTTSLRFPGQLNSDLRKLAVNLVPFPRLHFFMVGYAPLTSLGSQSFRSLTVPELTQQLFDSKNMMAAADPRKGRYLTAAAYFRGNVSVREVEDEMHKVQTKNADYFVEWIPNNVQSAVCSVPPAGLDMAATFIGNSTSIQDLFRRVGDQFSAMFRRKAFLHWYTSEGMDEMEFVEAESNMQDLVNEYQQYQDVNDAEDDAEPAEYADEAPMEDDNVA, from the coding sequence TCTGGGAAACCATCTGTGGAGAACACGGATTAGATGCCCAAGGTAACTACCATGGGTCATCTGAACTTCAAAAGGCAAGGCTTAATGTTTATTTTAATGAGGCCTCGTCTGGAAAATATGTTCCAAGAGCTGTTCTTGTTGACTTGGAACCTGGTACTATCGATGCTGTGAAATCATCAGAGTATGGTAACTTATTCAGACCGGACAACATGATCTATGGGCAGTCTTCTGCAGGAAATGTCTGGGCAAAGGGCCACTATACTGAGGGAGCCGAGTTGGTCGACTCTGTCATGGATGTAgtcagaagagaagcagaaggatgCGATTCCTTACAGGGATTTCAAATATCCCACTCTTTGGGTGGAGGAACGGGCTCTGGTATGGGTACTTTGTTGATCAGTAAGATTAGAGAGGAATTTCCCGACAGAATGATGGCCACTTTTTCTGTTTTACCCTCTCCAAAAGTCTCCGACACCGTTGTTGAGCCTTACAATGCTACATTGTCCATCCATCAGCTCGTTGAGAACTCTGATGAGACCTTCTGTATTGATAATGAGGCCTTGTATGACATCTGTGTCAACACTTTGAAGCTTCAACAACCTTCTTATAATGACTTGAATCATTTGGTTTCCGCTGTGATGTCTGGTGTCACTACTTCGCTTCGTTTCCCAGGTCAATTAAACTCCGATTTGAGAAAATTGGCCGTGAACTTGGTGCCATTCCCTCGTCTTCACTTCTTTATGGTGGGTTATGCTCCTTTGACTTCACTTGGTTCCCAATCATTCAGATCGTTGACCGTTCCTGAATTGACTCAACAATTGTTTGATTCCAAAAACATGatggctgctgctgatcCAAGAAAGGGTAGATATCTCACCGCTGCTGCTTACTTCCGTGGTAACGTGTCAGTTAgggaagttgaagatgaaatgcATAAGGTTCAAACTAAGAACGCTGACTATTTCGTCGAATGGATTCCTAACAATGTTCAGTCTGCCGTTTGTTCTGTGCCTCCTGCAGGCTTGGACATGGCTGCTACCTTTATCGGTAACTCTACCTCGATTCAAGATCTTTTCAGACGTGTCGGCGATCAATTCAGTGCTATGTTCAGAAGAAAGGCATTTTTGCACTGGTATACCAGTGAAGGTATGGATGAGATGGAGTTTGTTGAGGCCGAGTCTAACATGCAGGACTTGGTTAACGAGTACCAGCAGTATCAGGACGTCAATgatgctgaagatgatgccGAACCTGCCGAGTATGCCGACGAAGCACCTATGGAGGATGATAATGTCGCCTGA